The Candidatus Methylomirabilota bacterium genome window below encodes:
- a CDS encoding ACT domain-containing protein, whose product MTKITQITVTAQSKPGTLARIARTLADAGVNITAICAAESAGRGKLRMVVSDPARARQALTDAKIRCGEEPALLLSVEDRPGTLAALAGKLAAARINIKCAYATTVIPGGGPCHVVVAVANADKAEKALR is encoded by the coding sequence ATGACGAAGATCACCCAGATCACCGTCACCGCCCAGTCCAAGCCCGGCACGCTGGCCAGGATCGCGCGGACCCTTGCCGACGCCGGCGTGAACATCACCGCGATCTGCGCCGCGGAGTCCGCGGGGCGCGGCAAGCTGCGGATGGTCGTCAGCGACCCCGCGCGGGCCAGGCAGGCGCTGACCGACGCCAAGATCCGGTGCGGGGAAGAGCCGGCGCTGCTGCTCTCCGTCGAGGATCGGCCGGGCACCCTGGCCGCCCTCGCCGGCAAGCTGGCGGCGGCCAGGATCAACATCAAGTGCGCGTACGCGACGACCGTGATCCCCGGCGGCGGTCCCTGCCACGTGGTGGTGGCGGTGGCCAACGCGGACAAGGCCGAGAAGGCGCTGCGCTAG
- a CDS encoding CoA transferase, with amino-acid sequence MTSPAETFTLPDDRRGGALAGVVVLEIAQTPAGELAGGLLADLGATVIKLEPPEGSPLRRRGPALPGEDALAFQSENRGKYSVRADLGALATEPWLARLLGTADALIEDLGPRRLEAAGLAPETLEQRNPRLVTLRISPFGQTGPLAGEPGDDRIAQAFAGVQFVTGFPDRPPLPVTVPLAESWTAILGGSGLLMALFHARRSGRGQVVDIGLYQAALRMQEEVVVRYDRTGTVAARLGTESPIVVPANVYPTRDGGWIAVSGAGDQPFARLCEAIEAPDAPKDWRFATPAARLQNRAASDALVGDWIAKHDQADVEARFADFGVAGTAVRSADDILADAHVKARESVVALTSTSGQELLAPAAVPRLTRTPAAPARRAPKLGEHTDAVRSAIERMATRSRVDATDRPPADAPVEAWGPLHGIRVLDLSQWLAGPAAAALLGDFGADVIMVELPSVAADAQGRKSPGFVVTNRNKRSITLDVRSPAGRETFLGLVAASDVIVENFRPGTLERWDLAPATLLAANPRLVLLRSSGFGQSGPYTQRAAFNPVGLAFGGLTYLNGWPDRPPLRDGVMSGDYSTALFNVLGVMAALLRRDVDGQGQVVDTAMFEAALRLTGDLLAVRGALGIRRERAGGDSHLYPVTVTVEAGDGRFMTVSAPSWSAIAGALARRRRRSAQANEAVRETDGLRKSDAIREDLIDLAVALPADEAVSLFRAAGLAASPVNSVADLIREPHCWSRGDLVRLAHPDLGEIVTQGIVPSLSRTPGRVAGWSRQPGSDNEAVLGARTQALRR; translated from the coding sequence ATGACGTCTCCGGCCGAGACCTTCACGCTGCCCGACGACCGCCGCGGCGGCGCCCTCGCCGGCGTCGTCGTGCTGGAGATCGCGCAGACGCCGGCCGGCGAGCTGGCCGGCGGGCTGCTCGCCGACCTCGGCGCCACCGTGATCAAGCTCGAGCCGCCCGAGGGCTCGCCGCTGCGCCGGCGCGGACCCGCGCTGCCGGGCGAGGACGCGCTCGCGTTCCAGTCGGAGAACCGCGGCAAGTACTCGGTGCGGGCCGACCTCGGCGCACTCGCGACCGAGCCGTGGCTGGCGCGCCTGCTCGGCACCGCCGACGCGCTGATCGAGGACCTGGGCCCGCGACGGCTCGAGGCGGCGGGCCTCGCGCCCGAGACGCTGGAGCAGCGCAACCCGCGGCTGGTCACCCTGCGCATCTCACCGTTCGGCCAGACCGGGCCACTGGCGGGCGAGCCCGGCGACGACCGCATCGCGCAGGCCTTCGCGGGCGTGCAGTTCGTCACCGGCTTCCCGGATCGGCCGCCGCTACCCGTGACGGTGCCGCTGGCCGAGAGCTGGACCGCCATCCTCGGCGGCAGCGGGCTGCTGATGGCGCTCTTCCACGCGCGGCGCAGCGGGCGCGGGCAGGTCGTCGACATCGGCCTGTACCAGGCCGCGCTGCGCATGCAGGAGGAGGTGGTGGTGCGCTACGACCGCACCGGGACGGTGGCCGCGCGCCTCGGCACCGAATCGCCCATCGTGGTGCCCGCCAACGTCTATCCCACGCGCGACGGCGGGTGGATCGCGGTCTCCGGCGCGGGCGACCAGCCGTTCGCCCGCCTCTGCGAGGCCATCGAGGCTCCCGACGCGCCGAAGGACTGGCGCTTCGCCACGCCCGCGGCGAGGCTGCAGAACCGCGCGGCCTCGGACGCGCTGGTCGGCGACTGGATCGCCAAGCACGACCAGGCCGACGTCGAGGCGCGCTTCGCCGACTTCGGGGTGGCCGGCACCGCGGTGCGCTCCGCCGACGACATCCTGGCCGACGCGCACGTGAAGGCGCGCGAGTCGGTCGTCGCGCTGACGTCCACGAGCGGCCAGGAGCTGCTCGCCCCCGCCGCGGTGCCGAGGCTCACCCGCACGCCGGCGGCGCCGGCGCGGCGCGCGCCGAAGCTCGGCGAGCACACCGACGCGGTGCGGTCCGCCATCGAGCGGATGGCGACACGCTCGCGCGTCGATGCGACGGATCGGCCGCCGGCGGACGCGCCCGTCGAGGCGTGGGGCCCGCTGCACGGCATTCGCGTGCTCGATCTCTCGCAGTGGCTCGCCGGCCCGGCCGCGGCCGCCTTGCTCGGGGACTTCGGCGCCGACGTCATCATGGTCGAGCTGCCGAGCGTGGCCGCCGACGCCCAGGGCCGCAAGAGCCCCGGCTTCGTGGTCACCAACCGCAACAAGCGCAGCATCACGCTCGACGTGCGCTCGCCGGCCGGCCGGGAGACGTTCCTCGGCCTCGTCGCGGCGAGCGACGTCATCGTGGAGAACTTCCGTCCGGGCACCCTCGAGCGCTGGGACCTGGCGCCGGCCACGCTGCTGGCCGCCAACCCGCGCCTGGTGCTGCTGCGCTCGTCCGGCTTCGGGCAGAGCGGGCCGTACACGCAGCGCGCCGCCTTCAACCCGGTGGGCCTGGCCTTCGGCGGGCTGACGTATCTCAACGGCTGGCCGGACCGCCCGCCGCTCCGCGACGGCGTCATGTCCGGCGACTACTCCACCGCGCTCTTCAACGTCCTCGGCGTGATGGCGGCCCTGCTCCGCCGCGACGTCGACGGCCAGGGGCAGGTGGTCGACACCGCCATGTTCGAGGCCGCGCTGCGCCTGACCGGGGACCTGCTCGCGGTGCGCGGCGCGCTCGGTATCCGCCGCGAGCGCGCCGGCGGCGACTCGCACCTCTACCCGGTCACGGTGACCGTGGAGGCCGGCGACGGGCGTTTCATGACGGTGTCGGCGCCGTCGTGGTCCGCGATCGCGGGCGCGCTCGCGCGGAGGCGTCGGCGCTCGGCGCAGGCCAACGAGGCGGTTCGAGAGACCGACGGCCTCCGCAAGTCCGACGCGATCCGCGAAGACCTGATCGATCTGGCGGTCGCGTTGCCGGCCGACGAGGCGGTGTCACTCTTCCGCGCGGCCGGTCTCGCCGCGAGCCCCGTCAACTCGGTCGCCGACCTGATCCGCGAGCCGCATTGCTGGAGCCGCGGCGACCTGGTGCGCCTCGCGCATCCGGACCTGGGCGAGATCGTCACGCAGGGCATCGTGCCGTCGCTCTCGCGCACCCCGGGTCGCGTGGCCGGCTGGTCCCGTCAGCCCGGATCCGACAACGAGGCGGTGCTCGGAGCGCGGACGCAAGCGCTGAGGAGGTAA
- a CDS encoding GAF domain-containing protein, with product MKCVRCHEDNPSHAKFCLECGTPFAPVRETDPRAPSREDLRHALTEALEQQAATAEILRVISSSPTDVQPVFDTIVRSGLRLLRGYSASMMLLRDGDWLDLVAYTSTSAEADASLVDVFPLPLRSLPPGERAVHDRRPHAVEDVESDPDVTPVMRETGRARGWHSNLFIPMIRGDVALGLISITRRDPGPFSGGEIALLRTFADQAVIAIENVRLFTELQENNRSLTEALDRQRATAEILQIISTSPTDLRPVLDAVVERAARLCAANDGVIFRADGDTLTPVATCGVPGFSSVPRTRGTASGRAIVDRQPVHVEDIASPASIAEFPDANASRARGIRTQLAVPLLREREAVGVILIRRFQVQPFSEQQIALLRTFADQAVIAIENVRLFTELETRNRDLTQALDQQTATGDILRVISTSPVDVQPIFEAIACNSLRLCGGLMAAVFQFDGELMHIGALHGFSADGEEATRRTFPTRPERRMIAARAVLSRAMVHVPDVAADPEFGYGALAATAGWRSLLVVPMLRGGEVLGTVGVARAQIGPFRDQEIALLQTFADQAVIAIENARLFNELKARTQELTRSVDQLKALGEVGRAVSSTLDLETVLTTIVSHAVQLAELDGGVVFEYDPAAEEFVHRAATETGGTLAAARRATRVRKGEGVVGQTATTLEPAQLPDITVRGAYESRLRENLIASGIRAILAVPMLSEGRLVGCLVVSRNEPGEFPVETIDLLRTFATQSALAIQNARLFEEIASKSRQLEAASRHKSEFLANMSHELRTPLNAVIGFSEVLLQRMFGDLNVKQDEYLKDIYASGQHLLSLINDILDLSKIEAGRMELAPAPFHLPTALENAVTLVKERAARHAIALHVDVDPRLGEVVADERKVKQVLLNLLSNAVKFTHEGGRIGLKAGRRDGMVEIAVTDTGIGIAAEDQAAIFEEFRQVGSDERRKQEGTGLGLTLAKKFVELHGGRIWVESQVGQGATFTFTLPVRLEGVAGRT from the coding sequence ATGAAGTGTGTTCGGTGCCATGAGGACAATCCTTCGCACGCCAAATTCTGTCTGGAATGCGGTACGCCGTTCGCGCCTGTCCGGGAGACCGACCCCCGAGCGCCATCACGAGAGGACCTTCGGCACGCGCTGACCGAGGCGCTGGAGCAGCAGGCCGCGACGGCCGAGATCCTGCGCGTCATCAGCAGCTCGCCCACGGATGTGCAGCCGGTCTTCGACACGATCGTGCGGAGCGGCTTGCGGCTTCTCCGGGGTTACTCGGCCTCGATGATGCTGTTGCGCGACGGCGATTGGCTGGATCTCGTGGCCTACACCTCAACCAGTGCCGAAGCCGACGCGTCGCTCGTCGATGTGTTTCCGTTGCCGCTTCGTAGCCTCCCGCCGGGCGAACGAGCCGTGCATGATCGGCGCCCCCACGCGGTCGAAGACGTCGAGAGCGACCCGGACGTCACACCGGTCATGCGCGAGACCGGCCGCGCACGCGGATGGCACAGCAACTTGTTCATTCCGATGATCCGCGGGGACGTCGCCCTCGGATTGATCTCGATCACGCGGCGGGACCCCGGGCCGTTCTCGGGCGGCGAGATCGCGCTGCTCCGAACCTTCGCCGACCAGGCGGTCATCGCAATCGAGAACGTACGCTTGTTCACGGAGCTGCAGGAGAACAATCGTTCGCTTACCGAGGCGCTCGACCGGCAGAGGGCCACCGCGGAGATTCTTCAGATCATCAGCACCTCACCCACGGATCTCCGACCGGTGCTAGACGCGGTGGTCGAGCGGGCCGCGCGGCTCTGTGCAGCCAACGACGGGGTGATCTTCCGAGCCGATGGTGACACCCTGACGCCGGTCGCCACCTGCGGAGTCCCGGGGTTCTCTTCAGTGCCACGGACACGCGGGACGGCGTCGGGCCGCGCGATCGTCGACCGCCAGCCGGTTCACGTCGAGGACATCGCCTCACCGGCCTCCATTGCGGAGTTTCCGGATGCCAATGCTTCGCGGGCTCGGGGGATTCGCACCCAGCTTGCGGTGCCACTGCTCCGAGAACGCGAGGCTGTTGGTGTCATTCTCATCCGGCGGTTCCAGGTCCAACCGTTCAGCGAACAGCAGATTGCGCTGCTCCGAACCTTCGCCGACCAGGCGGTCATCGCGATCGAGAATGTGCGGTTGTTCACGGAGCTGGAGACGCGCAATCGCGACTTGACGCAAGCGCTGGACCAGCAGACAGCGACCGGCGACATCCTCCGCGTGATTTCGACTTCTCCGGTCGACGTGCAACCGATCTTCGAGGCGATAGCCTGCAACTCCCTACGGCTATGCGGCGGACTGATGGCCGCCGTGTTCCAGTTCGACGGCGAGTTGATGCACATCGGGGCGCTTCACGGTTTCTCGGCCGATGGGGAGGAGGCCACCAGACGGACCTTTCCCACGCGCCCGGAGCGCCGAATGATCGCCGCGCGCGCGGTGCTTTCGCGTGCCATGGTGCACGTTCCGGATGTCGCGGCAGATCCCGAGTTTGGCTACGGGGCGCTGGCTGCGACGGCTGGCTGGCGCAGCCTGCTTGTGGTTCCAATGCTGCGGGGAGGCGAGGTCCTGGGGACGGTCGGCGTGGCCAGGGCCCAGATCGGACCGTTCCGGGATCAAGAGATCGCGCTGCTTCAGACCTTCGCAGATCAAGCCGTGATCGCGATCGAAAATGCGCGGCTGTTCAATGAGCTTAAGGCACGGACGCAGGAGCTGACCCGGTCGGTCGATCAGCTCAAGGCCCTCGGCGAGGTCGGGCGCGCCGTCAGCTCGACGCTGGATCTGGAGACCGTGCTGACCACCATCGTCTCGCACGCCGTGCAGCTCGCGGAGCTGGACGGCGGGGTGGTGTTCGAGTACGACCCGGCCGCCGAGGAGTTTGTTCATCGGGCCGCCACCGAGACCGGCGGCACTTTGGCAGCAGCCCGTCGGGCCACCCGCGTTCGCAAGGGTGAAGGGGTGGTGGGCCAGACCGCCACTACGTTGGAACCGGCTCAGCTGCCCGACATCACGGTGCGCGGGGCATACGAGAGCCGCCTCCGGGAGAACCTGATCGCCTCGGGCATCCGCGCGATCCTGGCCGTGCCGATGCTCAGCGAGGGCCGGCTCGTCGGCTGCCTGGTCGTCTCGCGGAACGAGCCCGGGGAGTTTCCGGTCGAGACGATCGACCTGCTCCGCACCTTTGCCACGCAGTCGGCCCTGGCGATCCAGAACGCTCGGCTCTTCGAGGAGATCGCCAGCAAGAGTCGGCAGCTGGAGGCGGCCAGCCGCCACAAGTCCGAGTTCCTCGCCAACATGTCCCACGAGCTGCGGACCCCGCTCAACGCGGTCATCGGGTTCTCGGAGGTGCTCCTCCAGCGCATGTTCGGCGACCTGAACGTCAAGCAGGACGAATATCTCAAGGACATCTACGCCTCCGGCCAGCACCTCCTCTCCCTCATCAACGACATCCTGGACCTCTCCAAGATCGAGGCCGGCCGGATGGAGCTGGCTCCGGCTCCGTTCCACCTACCGACCGCTTTGGAGAACGCCGTGACCCTGGTCAAGGAACGGGCGGCCCGCCACGCGATCGCCCTCCACGTCGACGTCGACCCACGGCTGGGCGAGGTGGTGGCGGACGAGCGCAAGGTCAAGCAGGTGCTGCTGAACCTGCTCTCCAATGCGGTCAAGTTCACGCACGAGGGCGGCCGCATCGGCCTGAAGGCCGGTCGGCGAGACGGAATGGTCGAGATCGCCGTCACCGACACCGGGATCGGGATCGCCGCCGAGGATCAGGCGGCGATCTTCGAGGAGTTCCGGCAGGTGGGGAGCGACGAGAGGCGCAAGCAGGAAGGTACCGGGCTCGGCCTGACCCTGGCCAAGAAGTTCGTCGAGCTCCATGGCGGGCGAATCTGGGTCGAGAGCCAGGTGGGCCAGGGAGCGACGTTCACCTTTACTCTGCCCGTGCGGCTTGAGGGAGTGGCTGGCCGGACCTGA